CGCCGGGTTTCAGCGGCGAATTCCCACATTTTATCAATAAGCGGAGAGGCATTTTTGCCGATATAGAGGTTTACCGCCCGCCGATCAGCCGGGTCGCGCCTGCGTTCAACCAGACCGGCTTCCTCTAACCGGTCAATCAGGCGTGCCAGGGTAATGGGCTGGATATCCATCAATTCGGCCAAAGCGGCCTGATTAATGCCTTCGCGCGGCACCAGAAAAGCAAGCGCCTGCAACTGCGACTGTGTCAGCCCCAATTCGCGGGAACGGCGGTTGAAACGGCGCATCATCAACCGTGATACGTCTTTCAGCAAAAAGCCGATGCTTCTTTGAGGATCGCGCGAGGATTGCAAAAACCAACTCCAACTTATAATACGCAGTACATATTGTAAGCAATGTATATTAAATTTGCCATTCGCCCTGCAAGTGTGAAATATCTCACAGGTCAACACTACTGACAGAAACAGGACAACAAGCTGATTTTTATGGAAAAAATTGGCAGCATGGCACCCATGCGAGAACAGCACAGCACGCCCACCCGCCCGGGAACTTCGCCCAAAAAGGCAATAAAAATGGCCCCGCAGCAATGCACCGGGGCCATTTTAGCGGAGTCCGCGAACGGATATCCGATATTTTACCGGGGTTAGCCGATCAGCATACCGGCAGGAATTGCCAGCAGCAGGCTAAGGGCGACACGCAGGAACCAGACAATCACCAAGCGGCCAACGCCGATTGGAATTTCCGTTGAGAGAATGCAGGGAATGGAGGCCGAGAAAAACAGAACTCCCGATACGCTGACCACACCGGCGGCAAACCGCACGACGAAATCCGCATCGCCCAGCACCAACGCGGGCAGGAACATTTCAGCAAGACCGGTTGCCGATGCCTTTGCCAGTTCTGCCGCACCATCGAGGCCGAAAATGGCCGTAAACGGATAGAAAACGTAACCCAGCCAATCGAAAACCGGGGTGTATTTCGCCAGCAGCAACCCGATCAGACCAACCGACATGATCGATGGCAGGATCGAAATGGTCATCAGCAGACCTTCGCGGATATTAAGCTTGATGTTTTCCAAAAGGCCCGGGGCATTATGGGCAACATCAAGGCCGCTTTGCCATGCTGTGCGTACACGCTCGCCCGAGGGAACATCGGGTTCCGGGTCACTCGCATGGTCATCCATGCCAACCAGCGGCGGAATGCGCACCGTAATGGCCGTGACGACAAAGGTAATAACCAGCGTCAGCCAGAAATACTGGTTCCAGATTTCCATCAGGTTCAGGGTTTTGGCAACGATAATCATAAAAGTTGCCGAAACGGTTGAGAACCCGGTAGCAATCACCGCAGCTTCGCGGGCCGAATATTGCCCGGCCTTGTATACCCGGTTGGTAATCAGAAGGCCGATGCTGTAGCTGCCAACAAAGGATGCAACCGCATCAATGGCCGAACGGCCCGGTGTTTTCCAGATCGGGCGCAT
The window above is part of the Thalassospira marina genome. Proteins encoded here:
- a CDS encoding MarR family winged helix-turn-helix transcriptional regulator; translated protein: MLKDVSRLMMRRFNRRSRELGLTQSQLQALAFLVPREGINQAALAELMDIQPITLARLIDRLEEAGLVERRRDPADRRAVNLYIGKNASPLIDKMWEFAAETRRDALAGLSEDDQEVMIGHLQHMRMNLISCEQEMADKAPQATKPDLKGNEE
- a CDS encoding YjiH family protein, yielding MSSNNKSAPAQPSAANIWRLLGLSAIGIFIFFVPITIEGKSSIPLDHMVGYLRGVLGPVAGYYALAMIWVGAAYPFVTGKWKSSTTEKVFSLLKVIGALTAVLALTGWGPEALQSKDMLPFLFNKLVISVGLIVPIGAVFLALLVSYGLLEFIGVFLQPIMRPIWKTPGRSAIDAVASFVGSYSIGLLITNRVYKAGQYSAREAAVIATGFSTVSATFMIIVAKTLNLMEIWNQYFWLTLVITFVVTAITVRIPPLVGMDDHASDPEPDVPSGERVRTAWQSGLDVAHNAPGLLENIKLNIREGLLMTISILPSIMSVGLIGLLLAKYTPVFDWLGYVFYPFTAIFGLDGAAELAKASATGLAEMFLPALVLGDADFVVRFAAGVVSVSGVLFFSASIPCILSTEIPIGVGRLVIVWFLRVALSLLLAIPAGMLIG